Proteins encoded by one window of Anaerosporomusa subterranea:
- a CDS encoding clostripain-related cysteine peptidase — MNLSSLKKWAVLFYANGNNELEPEMRFAMNEIAMTGEARNLHVVLQIGREDYELARIIRGETQPPEPHEEWEGVRRYSLLGNQLILHDELGKINMAHPASLSDFLAWAFESFPAEKYMIIVGGHSWQYLGTMTDYSQLAPYIMGIPGLVEAVNSASNRAGVEVDLILFDTCNFNVIEVVYELGVDPCHAVKNMATYLGQGPIQGLSPRTIIQQADKFSHLDDIEAFIKSFIKGLGSRLVACQISHSQLSCIKELYNKLAIEYVSLKHNSINFQELLHGNPQDLWYGTLMDLREKLCSLIILASNQIQGQGIINVASQRTTNIESIKLYSMISFAKDNYWTHLLSEQDIREIEPVLKARALFEPIRISEREICRYISLFNPSFSQERIRKVFVDITKLQNWNLNG; from the coding sequence ATGAATCTGTCGTCACTCAAAAAGTGGGCTGTCCTTTTCTATGCTAACGGTAATAATGAGCTCGAACCTGAAATGCGCTTCGCTATGAACGAAATTGCAATGACGGGGGAAGCTCGAAATCTTCATGTTGTCTTGCAGATCGGGCGAGAGGACTATGAACTTGCAAGGATTATTCGAGGGGAAACACAGCCCCCTGAACCGCATGAAGAATGGGAGGGCGTAAGGCGGTATTCTCTTCTAGGAAACCAGCTCATACTACACGATGAACTAGGGAAGATCAATATGGCTCACCCCGCATCACTCTCAGACTTTCTCGCCTGGGCTTTTGAAAGTTTCCCGGCGGAAAAATACATGATTATTGTTGGCGGACATAGCTGGCAATATCTCGGGACAATGACCGACTATAGTCAGCTTGCGCCCTATATAATGGGCATTCCAGGACTTGTGGAAGCCGTTAACAGTGCCAGCAACCGCGCAGGCGTAGAAGTAGATCTTATATTATTTGATACTTGCAACTTTAATGTTATTGAAGTTGTTTACGAGTTAGGGGTAGATCCATGCCATGCAGTAAAAAACATGGCGACATATTTGGGGCAAGGGCCCATACAAGGATTATCCCCTAGGACTATCATTCAGCAGGCCGACAAGTTCTCCCATCTTGATGATATCGAGGCATTTATCAAAAGCTTTATTAAGGGACTAGGGAGTAGGCTAGTAGCATGCCAGATTAGCCACAGCCAGTTAAGCTGTATAAAGGAGCTTTATAATAAACTTGCTATCGAGTATGTTAGTTTAAAACACAATAGCATAAATTTTCAGGAACTACTTCATGGTAACCCTCAAGACCTTTGGTATGGCACGCTAATGGACTTGAGAGAGAAATTATGCTCGCTAATCATTTTGGCTTCAAACCAGATTCAAGGACAAGGTATTATAAATGTCGCAAGTCAAAGGACAACAAATATTGAAAGCATTAAGCTTTACAGTATGATTAGTTTCGCGAAAGATAATTACTGGACGCATCTATTAAGCGAACAAGATATACGGGAAATTGAACCGGTGCTAAAAGCGCGGGCTCTTTTTGAGCCTATAAGAATTTCAGAGAGAGAGATATGTCGTTATATATCTCTTTTCAATCCAAGTTTTTCACAGGAGCGTATTAGGAAGGTTTTTGTTGATATAACAAAATTGCAAAACTGGAATTTAAACGGTTAG